A genome region from Arthrobacter sp. V1I9 includes the following:
- a CDS encoding DUF2004 domain-containing protein — protein MNKVASQHFGEIELNHGKDHSIAAKHELRGHPLEIDLNVTAHDHFDEAALRKVDYRLRFLPELVDEVRDMIAEELEQEGTSPQEYLHFHCNALKDEHLQKVFGVTERSQLTNAVFLKALKLGHVGIYPGQPERYFVMDFTLGEHFTDEVLVASADEDGVVDDEIVWS, from the coding sequence ATGAACAAGGTAGCGAGCCAGCACTTTGGAGAGATCGAGCTCAACCACGGCAAGGATCACTCGATCGCCGCCAAGCATGAACTACGCGGCCATCCGCTGGAAATCGACCTGAACGTCACCGCCCATGACCACTTCGACGAGGCAGCCCTGCGCAAGGTGGACTACCGTTTGCGTTTCCTGCCCGAGCTTGTCGATGAGGTGCGGGACATGATCGCCGAGGAGCTGGAGCAGGAAGGAACCAGCCCCCAGGAGTACCTCCACTTCCACTGCAACGCCCTCAAGGACGAGCACCTGCAGAAGGTTTTCGGCGTAACGGAGCGCAGCCAGCTCACCAATGCGGTGTTCCTGAAGGCACTGAAGCTTGGCCATGTGGGGATCTACCCCGGCCAGCCTGAGCGCTACTTCGTCATGGACTTCACCCTGGGCGAGCATTTCACCGACGAAGTCCTGGTGGCGTCAGCCGACGAGGACGGCGTGGTGGACGACGAGATCGTCTGGTCCTGA